A DNA window from Ovis aries strain OAR_USU_Benz2616 breed Rambouillet chromosome 7, ARS-UI_Ramb_v3.0, whole genome shotgun sequence contains the following coding sequences:
- the LOC105613337 gene encoding olfactory receptor 4K15-like: MEEANQSVVSEFIFHGLCDSGNLQKFLSLPFSALYLMTVLGNLFVVFLIITDSHFHSPMYFLLANLSFVDFCLSSVTTPKLTTDFLNDNETISFEGCMSQILCVHFFGGGEMVLLVSMAYDRYVAICKPLHYSSIMNRQKCIWLVLTSWIIGFVHATSQLAMILDLPFCGPRIVDSFFCDIPLVIKLACMDTHTLRLLINADSAVLATTCFILLLISYTYILVTVRLSSKHGASKALSTCTSHITVVVLFFGPCIFIYLWPPSITWVDKFLAVFYTVITPLLNPAIYTLRNKEIKNAIKRLIS; this comes from the coding sequence ATGGAAGAAGCAAACCAGTCTGTGGTATCTGAGTTCATTTTTCATGGACTCTGTGATTCAGGGAATCTCCAGAAATTCCTCTCACTGCCATTTTCTGCACTCTACCTGATGACCGTCCTGGGCAACCTTTTCGTTGTGTTCTTAATCATCACTGACTCTCATTTCCATTCCCCAATGTACTTCCTCTTAGCCAATCTCTCATTTGTTGACTTCTGCCTTTCCTCAGTGACCACTCCTAAACTGACCACAGACTTCCTAAACGATAATGAAACCATCTCCTTTGAGGGTTGCATGAGCCAAATCCTCTGTGTGCATTTCTTTGGAGGGGGTGAGATGGTACTGCTTGTGTCAATGGCCTATGACCGTTATgtagccatctgcaagccacTCCATTACTCCAGCATCATGAACAGACAGAAGTGCATCTGGCTAGTATTGACATCATGGATCATTGGCTTTGTGCATGCCACAAGTCAACTAGCTATGATTTTAGATCTTCCCTTCTGTGGACCCAGAATAGTGGACAGCTTTTTCTGTGATATTCCTCTGGTGATCAAACTAGCCTGCATGGATACTCATACTCTGAGACTGTTGATAAATGCTGACAGTGCAGTCTTGGCTACAACTTGCTTCATTCTCTTGCTGATCTCTTACACCTACATCCTGGTGACTGTCCGTCTTAGCTCCAAGCATGGGGCATCAAAGGCACTCTCTACCTGTACTTCCCACATCACAGTGGTGGTGCTGTTCTTTGGACCCTGCATCTTCATCTATCTGTGGCCACCTAGCATCACTTGGGTGGACAAGTTTCTTGCTGTATTTTACACAGTAATCACACCTCTCTTGAATCCAGCCATTTATACACTGAGAAATAAAGAGATTAAGAATGCCATAAAGAGACTGATAAGTTAG